A region of Mesorhizobium sp. M3A.F.Ca.ET.080.04.2.1 DNA encodes the following proteins:
- a CDS encoding polysaccharide deacetylase family protein, which translates to MTSDQIWQPLVEELARWQRADRKAEFWLRDDDAVDPTPALDRLLDLTREFAVALTLAVIPALTDEKLVVRLDEAPHVTVAIHGWAHRNHAPEGQKKQELGRHRPREAVLDELARGLSRVSGLHGARAVPMLVPPWNRIDPGLVSELGSIGFAALSAFGPSKPASVAVVNSNVDIMDWHGTRGCRDHGLLVQAIVAQLQHAFDGGEPVGLLTHHLVHDESAWLFLERLFTVAAQTEACAWLPIRALIGRSAGTANPGKM; encoded by the coding sequence ATGACATCCGATCAGATCTGGCAGCCCTTGGTGGAAGAACTGGCGCGCTGGCAACGGGCGGACCGTAAGGCGGAGTTCTGGCTGCGCGACGATGACGCCGTGGATCCGACGCCTGCGCTTGATCGGCTGCTGGACCTCACCCGTGAATTCGCGGTTGCGCTCACTCTGGCCGTCATTCCGGCGCTGACCGATGAGAAGCTTGTCGTCCGGCTCGACGAGGCGCCGCATGTCACGGTCGCCATCCACGGCTGGGCGCATCGGAATCATGCGCCCGAGGGCCAGAAAAAGCAGGAGCTCGGCCGGCATCGGCCGCGCGAGGCGGTGCTCGATGAGCTGGCTCGCGGGCTGTCGCGCGTAAGCGGGCTGCACGGCGCTCGTGCCGTTCCGATGCTGGTGCCGCCCTGGAACAGGATCGACCCCGGCCTGGTATCCGAGCTTGGATCGATAGGATTTGCGGCGTTATCCGCCTTTGGTCCGTCGAAGCCGGCTTCAGTGGCGGTCGTCAACAGCAATGTCGACATCATGGATTGGCATGGCACGCGCGGCTGTCGCGATCATGGCCTATTGGTTCAGGCCATCGTTGCGCAATTGCAGCATGCGTTCGACGGTGGCGAACCGGTCGGCCTGCTCACCCACCATCTCGTACATGATGAATCGGCCTGGCTTTTCCTCGAACGGCTGTTCACAGTCGCCGCACAGACCGAAGCCTGCGCCTGGCTTCCGATCAGGGCATTGATCGGGCGCAGCGCCGGTACAGCAAATCCAGGAAAAATGTGA
- a CDS encoding glycosyltransferase family 4 protein, which produces MRIAFYAPLKSPNHAVASGDRQMARMLVKALEHEGHRVELASELRFYLREPDSKSFDALKAEAREEVARLTELWDRDGKPDLWFSYHPYYKAPDLIGPELASAFALPYVTAEASYSRRRSTGLWAEAQALVVGAVERAALNICFTQRDRRGLIDAIPDAAFGMLSPFIDTSLFRETPASTCPTRLVTIAMMRPGDKVESYRMLAQALGPIRHLPWTMSVVGDGPARDEVKAQFAGLPADRVEWLGAIEPAAVPDVLYNGGIYVWPGCGEAYGLAYLEAQAAGLPVVAQDIAGVPEVVRDGQTGLLTPPGDVAAFSSAIERLLVRDDERALMSGEARRFILEERSLDTAAARLAELLAKIPVA; this is translated from the coding sequence ATGCGAATTGCCTTCTACGCGCCGCTAAAGTCGCCCAATCATGCCGTTGCCTCCGGCGACCGCCAGATGGCACGGATGCTGGTCAAGGCGCTGGAGCATGAAGGACATCGCGTCGAACTGGCATCCGAATTGCGTTTTTATCTACGCGAACCGGACTCGAAAAGTTTCGATGCGCTCAAGGCCGAGGCCCGAGAGGAAGTCGCGCGGCTGACAGAGCTTTGGGATCGTGACGGCAAGCCCGATCTCTGGTTCTCCTATCATCCCTATTACAAGGCGCCCGACCTGATCGGCCCTGAGCTGGCTTCGGCCTTTGCCCTCCCCTACGTGACTGCGGAAGCCTCCTATTCGAGGCGGCGCAGCACCGGTTTGTGGGCCGAGGCGCAAGCGTTGGTGGTGGGAGCCGTCGAACGGGCAGCGCTGAACATCTGCTTCACGCAGAGGGACCGTCGGGGACTGATCGACGCGATTCCCGACGCCGCTTTCGGCATGCTTTCGCCCTTCATCGACACATCGCTATTCCGGGAAACACCGGCAAGCACTTGTCCGACACGCCTGGTCACCATTGCCATGATGCGCCCGGGCGACAAAGTCGAAAGCTATCGCATGCTGGCGCAAGCGCTCGGTCCGATCCGCCACCTGCCCTGGACCATGTCGGTCGTCGGGGACGGCCCTGCCCGAGACGAGGTCAAAGCGCAGTTCGCCGGCTTGCCCGCCGACCGTGTCGAATGGCTTGGCGCGATCGAGCCGGCCGCCGTGCCGGATGTCCTCTACAATGGAGGAATTTACGTCTGGCCGGGTTGTGGCGAGGCCTATGGCCTTGCCTATCTTGAAGCACAGGCCGCCGGCCTTCCAGTGGTGGCTCAGGACATCGCCGGCGTTCCGGAGGTGGTGCGGGATGGCCAGACCGGGCTTCTCACCCCGCCGGGCGATGTGGCGGCGTTCAGTTCTGCCATTGAAAGGCTTCTGGTCCGTGACGACGAAAGGGCGCTCATGTCCGGCGAAGCCAGACGTTTCATCCTCGAAGAACGATCCCTCGATACTGCAGCGGCGCGTCTGGCCGAACTTCTTGCGAAGATCCCCGTTGCATGA
- a CDS encoding DUF3095 domain-containing protein: MCYLMLMGTAAASDPFVASLPVFAKFESVADIDNYRPLPDGWALATADIVGSTKAIEAGRYKTVNMAGASVISALLNALGRQDLPFVFGGDGALVAFPGSALEITSKALAAVQRWAADELDLTLRAAIVPIADIRAQGLDVRVARFQASEAVFYAMFAGGGGSWAEAQMKAGRYRIGPAPADARPDLTGLSCRWSPIDARHGEIVSIIAVPGASRDLRGFQVLTSDIIGLAGGQERGGHPVPADGPAYSFSPAGLDLEARAVAPAGRRWLSKLWILFLLSLAAVTDRYGWTIGRFDPRIYKRDVASNSDFRKFDDGLKMTIDVDADVLQRIENRLKQAEEAGICSYGLHRQQSALMTCLVASPLQRDHVHFIDGAAGGYAMAAASLKAKVSV; this comes from the coding sequence ATGTGCTATCTGATGCTCATGGGAACAGCTGCGGCGTCCGACCCGTTTGTCGCTTCTTTGCCGGTCTTCGCAAAATTCGAAAGCGTTGCCGATATCGACAACTATCGGCCTCTCCCCGATGGTTGGGCGCTGGCCACCGCCGATATCGTCGGCTCGACCAAGGCGATCGAGGCCGGGCGTTATAAAACCGTCAACATGGCTGGCGCCAGCGTCATTTCGGCGTTGCTCAACGCGCTGGGTCGGCAAGATCTTCCCTTTGTCTTCGGCGGCGACGGCGCGCTCGTGGCGTTTCCCGGCTCGGCGCTGGAGATCACCAGCAAGGCGCTGGCGGCTGTCCAGAGATGGGCGGCGGACGAACTGGACCTGACCTTGCGTGCCGCAATCGTGCCGATAGCGGATATAAGAGCGCAAGGGCTCGACGTTCGCGTGGCGAGGTTCCAAGCCTCCGAAGCGGTTTTCTATGCCATGTTCGCCGGCGGTGGCGGCAGTTGGGCGGAGGCCCAGATGAAAGCGGGGCGCTACCGCATCGGTCCTGCGCCGGCCGACGCGCGGCCGGATCTGACCGGTCTCTCGTGCCGCTGGAGCCCGATCGACGCCCGGCATGGCGAAATCGTCTCGATCATAGCCGTACCGGGTGCCTCGCGCGATTTGCGCGGTTTTCAGGTCCTGACTTCCGACATCATCGGCCTTGCCGGCGGACAGGAACGCGGTGGCCATCCGGTGCCGGCCGATGGGCCGGCCTACAGTTTTTCGCCCGCCGGCCTCGATCTGGAGGCGCGGGCCGTCGCGCCGGCGGGACGGCGGTGGCTGTCGAAGCTGTGGATACTGTTCCTGCTGTCGCTTGCGGCTGTCACCGATCGGTATGGCTGGACGATCGGCCGTTTCGATCCAAGGATCTACAAACGCGACGTGGCCAGCAATTCGGATTTCCGGAAGTTCGACGACGGCTTGAAGATGACCATCGACGTGGACGCGGATGTGTTGCAACGGATCGAGAACCGGCTGAAACAGGCGGAAGAGGCGGGCATTTGCAGCTATGGCCTGCACCGCCAGCAATCGGCCTTGATGACCTGTCTCGTCGCCTCGCCGCTGCAGCGCGACCACGTTCATTTCATCGATGGCGCCGCTGGCGGCTACGCGATGGCTGCCGCGAGCCTGAAGGCGAAGGTGTCGGTCTGA
- a CDS encoding nucleotide sugar dehydrogenase produces the protein MDASQSIYDRLLKRISTRAAQVGVIGLGYVGLPLAVAIARAGFPVYGFDIEAQKVESLNNGQSYIEAVTSTALAGQVASGRFRATADFAELAVCDVVIICVPTPLTKNREPDLSFVRNTAGTIAKHLLPGQLIVLESTTYPGTTDDVIKPILEETGLQSKKDFYLGFSPEREDPGNRSFEVATIPKVVAGDGIEAATLVQAFYQGVVETVVPVTSTATAEAVKLTENIFRSVNIALVNELKVVLGAMGIDIWEVIEAAKSKPFGYMPFYPGPGLGGHCVPIDPFYLTWKAREYELPTRFIELAAEINTAMPRHVVDELAKALDRRCGKALSRSRILIIGLAYKKNVPDIRESPSLRLIELIEEWGGRAEFHDPHVAEIPTTREHMALKGRRSIELTEAALKDFDAVVVATDHDAIDYQAIADHALLVVDTRNVFGRLGLARDTVVKA, from the coding sequence TTGGACGCCTCACAATCGATATATGACCGTCTTCTGAAGCGGATTTCGACGCGCGCCGCGCAAGTCGGCGTGATCGGACTGGGCTATGTCGGGTTGCCGCTTGCGGTTGCGATCGCACGCGCCGGCTTCCCGGTTTACGGCTTCGACATCGAAGCCCAGAAGGTCGAGAGCCTGAACAACGGCCAATCCTACATTGAGGCTGTGACGTCGACAGCCCTTGCCGGCCAGGTGGCGAGCGGACGGTTCCGCGCCACTGCGGATTTTGCCGAACTGGCCGTCTGCGATGTCGTCATCATCTGCGTTCCGACACCGCTGACGAAAAACCGTGAACCGGACCTCTCCTTTGTCAGGAACACGGCAGGCACCATCGCGAAGCATCTGCTTCCCGGCCAACTGATCGTGCTGGAATCGACCACCTATCCCGGCACCACCGACGACGTGATCAAGCCCATACTGGAAGAAACCGGCTTGCAGTCGAAGAAAGATTTCTACCTCGGCTTCTCGCCCGAACGCGAGGATCCCGGCAACCGCAGCTTTGAAGTCGCGACGATCCCCAAGGTCGTGGCAGGCGACGGCATTGAAGCGGCAACGCTGGTGCAGGCTTTCTACCAGGGCGTGGTCGAGACCGTCGTTCCGGTTACCAGCACGGCGACAGCCGAAGCCGTCAAGCTGACGGAAAACATCTTCCGCTCGGTCAATATAGCCCTGGTCAACGAGTTGAAGGTCGTGCTCGGCGCGATGGGCATCGACATCTGGGAGGTTATCGAGGCGGCAAAGAGCAAGCCCTTCGGCTACATGCCTTTCTATCCCGGCCCCGGTCTTGGCGGGCACTGCGTTCCGATCGATCCCTTCTACCTGACGTGGAAGGCGCGCGAATACGAACTGCCGACCCGCTTCATCGAACTGGCGGCAGAGATCAACACGGCTATGCCGCGTCATGTGGTCGATGAACTGGCGAAAGCGCTGGATCGGCGTTGCGGCAAGGCACTCAGCCGCTCGCGAATTCTCATCATCGGGCTCGCCTACAAGAAGAACGTGCCCGACATCCGGGAAAGTCCTTCATTACGGCTCATTGAGCTCATCGAGGAATGGGGCGGCAGGGCAGAATTCCACGATCCGCATGTTGCCGAGATACCGACCACACGGGAGCATATGGCGCTCAAGGGGCGCCGCTCGATCGAATTGACCGAGGCCGCCTTGAAGGATTTCGATGCTGTCGTCGTGGCAACCGACCACGACGCGATCGACTATCAGGCGATCGCTGATCACGCTCTTCTGGTCGTCGACACACGCAATGTTTTTGGTCGCCTCGGGCTGGCCCGAGACACGGTGGTGAAGGCCTGA
- a CDS encoding adenylate/guanylate cyclase domain-containing protein, with protein sequence MSTAQAEISTILMDKVADWLTQSALAGNDLETLVKGFCERLAAAGLPLKRVHLSFSMLHPLYDALGFTWLRGHGMEVEGFRNKGGVPSDRFLTSPYFHLLSNKLDHLRRRLDTSVPSEFPVFDELRLMGITDYMAFVHPFGGSTSQGMMGSWSTDSAAGFSDSMISALLRIQNHLAIATKMAVLTKLADNMMTTYLGGDAGRRVLDGQIKRGEGDTIRAALVMADMRGSSRLAETSGREIYIDTLNQFFDAVAAPFNRNGGQIMSFIGDGFIAVYPCERHRSQSEIACQAALAAAHKATARVMDLNLHRKEKGLSEIKFGIGLHVGNVMFGNVGLTDRLTFSVFGAAVNEVQRLQIFTKKYPHSVLASEHFASYCGASKWLTLGKEELPGIKQKLTVLSPDLSGALAVDEDAALEPIYGRRSDAEQVMLLHRDTARLSAGDPRKLQ encoded by the coding sequence ATGAGCACAGCGCAAGCAGAGATTTCCACCATTCTCATGGACAAGGTTGCCGATTGGCTGACCCAATCGGCGCTGGCGGGCAACGACCTGGAAACGTTGGTAAAGGGCTTTTGCGAACGGCTAGCTGCTGCCGGCCTGCCGCTGAAGCGGGTGCATCTGAGCTTTTCGATGCTTCATCCGCTTTATGACGCGCTTGGCTTCACCTGGCTTCGCGGCCATGGCATGGAAGTGGAAGGCTTCCGCAATAAGGGCGGCGTGCCGTCCGACAGGTTCCTGACCAGTCCATACTTCCATCTGCTCAGCAACAAGCTCGACCATCTGCGGCGCCGGTTGGACACGTCCGTGCCGTCGGAGTTTCCTGTTTTCGATGAACTCAGGCTTATGGGCATCACCGACTACATGGCTTTCGTCCATCCCTTCGGCGGCAGCACCAGTCAGGGCATGATGGGCTCCTGGTCCACCGACAGCGCCGCAGGCTTCAGCGACAGCATGATTTCGGCGCTGCTGCGCATCCAGAACCATCTCGCTATCGCAACCAAGATGGCGGTGCTCACCAAGCTCGCCGACAACATGATGACCACCTATCTCGGCGGCGACGCCGGCAGGCGCGTGCTTGACGGCCAGATCAAGCGCGGCGAGGGCGATACCATCCGGGCCGCACTGGTCATGGCCGATATGCGCGGGTCGTCAAGGCTCGCCGAAACCTCCGGCCGCGAAATCTATATCGACACGCTGAACCAGTTTTTCGACGCCGTAGCTGCACCGTTCAATCGCAATGGCGGGCAGATCATGAGTTTCATAGGTGATGGCTTTATTGCGGTCTATCCTTGCGAAAGGCACCGCTCGCAGTCCGAGATCGCCTGCCAAGCTGCTCTTGCAGCAGCGCACAAGGCCACGGCGCGCGTGATGGATCTCAATTTGCATAGAAAAGAAAAGGGACTGTCGGAGATAAAGTTTGGCATCGGCCTGCATGTCGGCAATGTGATGTTCGGCAATGTCGGGCTTACCGACCGGCTGACATTCTCCGTCTTCGGCGCGGCTGTGAACGAGGTCCAGCGCCTCCAGATCTTCACTAAGAAATATCCTCACAGCGTCCTGGCCAGCGAACACTTCGCCAGCTATTGCGGCGCCAGCAAATGGCTGACGCTCGGCAAGGAAGAACTGCCCGGCATCAAGCAGAAGCTGACGGTGCTTTCACCCGATCTCTCGGGTGCTCTCGCAGTCGATGAAGACGCTGCGCTGGAGCCGATTTACGGCCGGAGATCGGACGCCGAGCAGGTCATGCTGCTTCATCGCGATACCGCGCGGCTGTCGGCAGGTGACCCCAGAAAGCTCCAGTAA
- a CDS encoding ABC transporter ATP-binding protein, with protein sequence MNSGVDLLRIEDVGISFAIIGGPLHAVRRANLRVLPGKVTALVGESGSGKSVLSQAVMGILPASAHVRGRILFSDPERPGTTQDILKMPRDGPEIRAFRGSRIGKIFQEPMTSLSPLHTIGNQVSESLQIHTPMSRAERKARTEEMLGLVGFPNPKRAYDMYPFELSGGLRQRAMIAMALICRPALLIADEPTTALDVTIQAQILQLLRGLQTKLNMAMLLITHDLGVVANVADEVVVMYHGEIMEAGPVEAIFRRPGHPYLKGLMAAVPHFDLKPGERLKALREVPVNVGNLLGKQTAPASTGPDDILLSVRDLKKVFTIRKSGWFGGDHQTSVRAVDGVSFDIRRGECLGLVGESGSGKTTVSKILMRAVTPSGGSVTFNGRDGPIDVLAGEGDTLRMLRAKIQMVFQDPVSSLSPRMTVENILSEPLEIHQRGDAASRLATVKSLMQAIGLDPRFIKRYPHSFSGGQRQRIGIARALALGPELLICDEPVSALDVSVQAQILNLLKDLQKELGLTYLFISHNLAVVDYMADRIAVMCGGRIVELAPREILLRKPIHPYTRSLVAAVPFPDLDRPMDFKTLKLSGASDTSAWGPQFRDEGDADTLSPLDLGGGHLVLARRSANVSELRH encoded by the coding sequence ATGAATTCGGGTGTTGATCTGCTGCGGATCGAGGATGTTGGCATCTCCTTTGCCATCATCGGGGGACCGTTGCATGCCGTCAGGCGCGCAAACCTTCGCGTCCTGCCCGGCAAGGTTACCGCGCTTGTGGGCGAGTCCGGCTCCGGAAAATCGGTTCTCAGCCAGGCAGTGATGGGCATTTTGCCGGCATCAGCCCATGTTCGCGGCCGTATCCTGTTTTCCGATCCTGAACGGCCCGGCACGACGCAGGATATACTGAAGATGCCGCGCGATGGACCCGAGATACGGGCGTTTAGAGGCAGCCGCATCGGCAAGATCTTTCAGGAGCCGATGACATCGCTGTCGCCGCTGCACACGATCGGCAACCAGGTCAGCGAGTCCTTGCAGATTCATACACCCATGTCTCGGGCGGAGCGCAAGGCACGGACCGAGGAAATGCTCGGCCTTGTCGGCTTTCCCAATCCCAAGCGCGCCTATGACATGTATCCCTTTGAGCTTTCGGGAGGATTGCGTCAGCGCGCAATGATCGCGATGGCGCTTATCTGCCGGCCCGCCCTGTTGATCGCCGACGAGCCGACGACGGCATTGGACGTCACCATCCAGGCGCAGATCCTGCAATTGCTGCGCGGGCTTCAGACCAAGCTCAATATGGCGATGCTGCTGATCACCCACGACCTCGGCGTGGTCGCCAATGTCGCCGACGAGGTGGTGGTCATGTACCATGGCGAGATCATGGAAGCGGGACCTGTCGAGGCGATATTCCGCCGGCCAGGTCACCCTTACCTGAAGGGCCTGATGGCGGCCGTTCCGCATTTCGACCTGAAGCCGGGCGAACGGCTAAAGGCGCTCCGCGAGGTGCCGGTGAATGTCGGGAACCTGCTCGGCAAGCAAACGGCACCGGCATCGACGGGGCCGGACGACATCCTGCTGTCGGTCAGGGATCTGAAAAAGGTCTTCACCATCCGCAAGTCCGGATGGTTCGGCGGCGATCATCAAACCTCCGTGCGTGCCGTGGACGGCGTGAGCTTCGATATCAGGCGGGGTGAGTGCCTGGGCCTGGTCGGCGAAAGCGGTTCCGGCAAGACCACTGTCAGCAAAATCCTCATGCGGGCTGTCACCCCAAGCGGCGGCTCTGTGACCTTCAACGGTCGCGACGGACCGATCGACGTCTTGGCAGGCGAGGGAGACACCCTGCGCATGCTGCGCGCCAAAATCCAGATGGTCTTCCAAGATCCGGTTTCGTCGCTTTCGCCTCGCATGACGGTGGAGAACATCTTGAGCGAGCCGCTGGAAATCCATCAACGTGGCGATGCCGCGTCCCGGCTGGCCACGGTCAAAAGCCTGATGCAGGCAATCGGACTCGATCCGCGCTTTATCAAGCGCTATCCGCACAGTTTCTCCGGCGGGCAGCGTCAGCGTATCGGCATCGCACGCGCCTTGGCGCTGGGACCCGAACTGCTGATCTGCGACGAGCCGGTTTCGGCGCTCGATGTCTCTGTCCAGGCGCAGATCCTGAACCTTCTGAAAGACCTGCAGAAGGAATTGGGCCTGACCTACCTGTTCATATCCCACAATCTCGCGGTGGTGGACTACATGGCTGACCGCATCGCGGTCATGTGCGGCGGGCGTATCGTCGAGCTTGCCCCGCGCGAAATTCTGCTCAGGAAACCGATCCACCCCTACACGCGCTCACTGGTCGCCGCAGTACCCTTCCCGGATCTCGACCGGCCGATGGATTTCAAGACGCTGAAGCTCAGCGGCGCTTCCGACACCAGCGCATGGGGACCGCAATTCCGGGACGAGGGCGACGCGGATACGCTGTCACCCCTCGATCTTGGCGGCGGCCACCTCGTGCTGGCTCGACGTTCGGCCAATGTCAGCGAGCTACGCCATTGA
- a CDS encoding ABC transporter substrate-binding protein — MISRRTVLGLMASAFLPGTLRAGDLEPEFLQAQLKAKALPALAERLPKSPRALNLAAMGRQPGQYGGTLRTIIGSQKDIRMMTIYGYARLVGYDEKLNMQPDILESFDVADDRIFTFKIREGHKWSDGSLLTPEDFRYCWEDVWLNDELSQGGLAPALLADGKAPRFEIVDPLTVRYSWDAPNPDFLPKLAAASPLSLVLPAAYLKQFHKKYQDPFRLAGLMKENRAQKWTLLHIRMSRQYRPENPDLPTLDPWQNRTKPPAEQFIFERNPFFHRIDENGRQLPYVDRIVLNVSSSAIISAKTGAGESDLQCMGIDFSDYAFLKDAEKRYPVKMHLWKRTQGSRLALLPNLNCADQVWRGLLRDVRVRRALSLAVNRREINLAVFYGLAQESADTVLPESPLYRPEFAKAWVAHDPDQANALLDEVGLQARDDDGLRILPDGRPAQILVETAGESTLETDALELITDHWRKIGIALFIRTSQRDIFRSRALGGQIMMSMWSGIDNGVATADMNPYQLAPTMDDQLQWPLWGAHYLSHGTLGEAPDLPPVVELMALLKRWNASTEPTERAEIWNSMLSIYTDQVFSIGTVNGTYQPVLASARLRNLPDKALYGYDPTAYFGVYMPDTFWLGES, encoded by the coding sequence TTGATCAGCCGGCGCACAGTCCTTGGGCTGATGGCTTCGGCATTTCTGCCGGGCACGTTGCGCGCCGGCGATCTGGAACCGGAATTTCTTCAGGCGCAGTTGAAGGCCAAGGCGCTGCCGGCACTCGCCGAACGCCTGCCCAAGAGCCCGCGCGCGTTGAATCTCGCTGCGATGGGCCGGCAGCCCGGCCAGTATGGCGGCACGCTGCGCACGATCATCGGCAGCCAGAAAGATATCCGGATGATGACCATCTACGGGTATGCTCGCCTGGTCGGCTACGACGAAAAGCTCAACATGCAACCCGACATTCTCGAAAGCTTCGACGTCGCGGATGATCGCATCTTCACTTTCAAGATCCGGGAAGGACATAAATGGTCTGACGGCAGCCTGCTGACGCCTGAGGATTTTCGCTATTGCTGGGAAGATGTCTGGCTGAACGATGAGCTTTCGCAAGGCGGGCTCGCTCCGGCCTTGCTGGCGGACGGCAAGGCGCCCCGCTTCGAGATCGTCGATCCGCTGACGGTCCGCTATAGTTGGGATGCGCCCAATCCCGACTTCCTGCCCAAGCTCGCTGCTGCTTCGCCGCTGTCGCTTGTTCTGCCGGCCGCCTATCTCAAGCAGTTCCACAAGAAGTACCAGGATCCATTCCGGCTCGCCGGCCTGATGAAGGAGAACCGGGCCCAGAAATGGACGCTCCTGCATATCCGCATGTCGCGTCAGTATCGCCCGGAAAACCCGGATCTGCCGACGCTCGATCCCTGGCAGAACCGGACCAAGCCGCCGGCCGAGCAGTTCATCTTCGAGCGGAACCCGTTCTTTCATCGGATAGACGAGAACGGGCGGCAACTGCCCTATGTTGACCGGATCGTATTGAATGTGAGCTCGTCGGCGATCATTTCCGCCAAGACCGGTGCGGGCGAGAGCGACCTGCAATGCATGGGAATCGACTTTTCCGATTACGCCTTCCTGAAGGACGCGGAGAAGCGCTACCCGGTGAAGATGCATCTGTGGAAACGCACACAGGGTTCGCGGCTGGCGCTGCTGCCCAATCTGAATTGTGCCGACCAGGTGTGGCGTGGCCTTCTTCGCGACGTGCGGGTGCGCCGCGCACTTTCGCTCGCTGTGAACAGGCGCGAGATCAATTTGGCCGTGTTCTACGGATTGGCGCAGGAAAGTGCCGATACGGTCCTGCCGGAGAGCCCGCTCTACCGGCCGGAATTCGCGAAAGCCTGGGTCGCCCACGATCCTGACCAAGCCAATGCCCTGCTCGACGAGGTCGGGCTCCAGGCGCGTGACGATGACGGCCTGCGGATACTTCCCGATGGACGCCCGGCGCAGATCCTGGTGGAAACGGCCGGCGAAAGCACGCTGGAAACCGACGCGCTTGAACTCATTACCGATCACTGGCGCAAGATCGGCATCGCGCTGTTCATCCGCACTTCCCAGCGCGACATCTTCCGCAGCCGCGCGCTTGGCGGCCAGATCATGATGTCGATGTGGTCGGGCATCGACAATGGCGTGGCGACCGCAGACATGAACCCGTACCAGCTGGCCCCCACCATGGACGACCAGCTGCAATGGCCGCTCTGGGGTGCTCACTACTTGTCTCACGGCACGCTCGGCGAGGCGCCCGATCTTCCGCCTGTGGTCGAGCTGATGGCTTTGCTCAAACGCTGGAACGCGTCGACCGAACCCACCGAGCGCGCCGAAATCTGGAATTCAATGCTGTCGATCTACACCGATCAGGTGTTTTCGATCGGCACGGTCAACGGAACATATCAGCCGGTTCTGGCATCCGCGCGGCTGCGCAATCTGCCTGACAAGGCGCTCTACGGCTACGACCCGACCGCCTATTTCGGTGTCTACATGCCGGATACATTCTGGCTTGGAGAGTCCTGA
- a CDS encoding ABC transporter permease: protein MLRYIVWRIAVMVPTLLIISALVFTIIELPPGDYFDSYVAELRAQGEAVDSDRIEMMRKDYGFDKPPVIRYFYWVGGMLHGDFGYSFEYELPVRDVVGDRMWLTVLVSFVTIVFTWLIAFPIGMYSATHQYSWGDYGLTFLGLLGLAIPNFMLALILMYFANIWFGTSIGHLMDQQYLGEPMSWAKVKSILAHLWIPVLIIGTGGTASMIRRLRANLLDELHKQYVVTARAKGLHPFKALVKYPLRMALNFFISDIGSILPAIISGAEITAIVLSLETTGPMLIKALQSQDMYLAGSFLMFLAFLTVIGVLISDLALALLDPRIRLQGGSTK from the coding sequence GTGCTGCGATATATTGTCTGGCGCATCGCCGTGATGGTTCCAACGCTGCTGATCATATCGGCACTGGTGTTCACGATCATCGAACTTCCCCCAGGCGACTATTTCGACAGCTATGTTGCCGAGCTTCGGGCTCAGGGCGAAGCGGTCGACTCCGATCGCATCGAGATGATGCGCAAGGACTATGGTTTCGACAAGCCGCCGGTCATCCGCTACTTCTACTGGGTCGGCGGGATGCTGCACGGCGATTTCGGCTATTCCTTCGAATATGAGCTGCCGGTTCGCGACGTCGTCGGGGACCGAATGTGGCTGACCGTGCTGGTTTCCTTCGTCACGATCGTCTTCACCTGGCTCATCGCCTTTCCAATCGGCATGTACTCGGCCACGCATCAATACAGCTGGGGCGATTACGGCCTGACCTTCTTGGGTCTTCTTGGCCTTGCCATCCCGAATTTCATGCTGGCGCTGATCCTGATGTATTTCGCCAACATCTGGTTCGGCACGTCCATCGGCCATCTCATGGACCAGCAATATCTCGGCGAGCCGATGAGCTGGGCCAAGGTGAAATCGATCCTCGCCCATCTCTGGATCCCGGTCCTGATCATCGGCACCGGGGGCACGGCAAGCATGATCCGGCGGCTGCGCGCCAATCTGCTCGATGAGCTTCACAAGCAATATGTCGTGACCGCGCGCGCAAAAGGCCTTCATCCCTTCAAGGCGCTGGTCAAATATCCGCTGCGCATGGCGCTCAATTTCTTTATTTCAGACATCGGCTCCATCCTGCCGGCCATCATCTCCGGTGCCGAAATCACGGCGATCGTGCTGTCTTTGGAAACGACCGGTCCGATGCTGATCAAGGCGCTGCAAAGCCAGGACATGTATCTGGCAGGGTCGTTTCTGATGTTCCTGGCCTTTCTGACGGTCATCGGCGTCCTGATATCCGACCTGGCGCTGGCGCTGCTTGATCCGCGAATTCGTTTGCAGGGCGGCAGCACCAAATGA